Proteins encoded within one genomic window of Onychomys torridus unplaced genomic scaffold, mOncTor1.1, whole genome shotgun sequence:
- the LOC118576083 gene encoding sperm motility kinase X-like gives MMMTLGRGQFSEVKRAFHIPTVSWVAVKILRNQKKYASLIKSEINIMKSLTHPNIIKLFHVVQTRETTYLVMEHASEGDLLHHILDLGHLEESKARRLFTQILHAVQYCHDNFIIHRDIKAQNILLDHKGNAKLCDFGLSAKVIPGQKLGDFCGTLPYCAPELFGKEAYDGRATDIWSLGVLLFFMVTGRFPFNAYSDVRVIQQILDANFRVPPYVSVDIRDVILKLLIKNPYRRLTIGQIMRHPMVRNSEAHSPYLLSHSLSQAP, from the coding sequence ATGATGATGACCCTGggcagaggacagttttcagagGTCAAACGGGCCTTTCATATCCCCACTGTATCCTGGGTGGCTGTAAAAATTCTTAGAAATCAGAAGAAGTATGCCTCGCTTATCAAGAGTGAAATCAACATCATGAAATCCCTTACCCATCCCAACATAATTAAATTGTTTCATGTGGTCCAGACCAGAGAGACCACCTACCTGGTGATGGAGCATGCTTCAGAGGGAGACCTGCTGCATCACATCCTGGACCTGGGGCACTTAGAGGAGAGCAAGGCTCGAAGGCTGTTTACTCAGATACTGCATGCAGTGCAGTATTGCCATGATAACTTTATCATCCACAGAGACATAAAGGCCCAAAACATCCTGCTCGACCACAAGGGTAATGCCAAGCTATGTGATTTCGGCCTCTCGGCTAAGGTCATCCCTGGGCAGAAACTTGGTGATTTCTGTGGCACTTTACCTTACTGTGCCCCAGAACTCTTTGGAAAGGAGGCATATGATGGCCGTGCCACTGATATTTGGAGTTTAGGTGTGCTCCTCTTCTTCATGGTGACTGGGCGCTTTCCCTTCAATGCTTACTCTGATGTGAGGGTGATACAGCAGATCCTTGATGCAAACTTCAGGGTGCCTCCCTATGTTTCCGTTGATATTCGTGATGTCATCCTCAAACTGCTGATTAAAAACCCCTACAGGAGGCTCACCATAGGCCAAATCATGAGGCACCCCATGGTCAGGAACAGTGAGGCCCATTCACCCTACCTACTTTCCCACAGTCTCTCCCAGGCACCCTGA